In a genomic window of Actinomadura rubteroloni:
- a CDS encoding hydroxymethylglutaryl-CoA synthase gives MTDVTTGIHDLSLATAHYVLDQTTLARELGIDDAKLKDGLGQDAMSVPAADEDIVTMAATAARPIIDRHGADRVRTVLLATETGVDQSKSAGLYVHGLLGLPHTCRVVELKQACYSATAALQFATALIARDPEQHVLVVASDIAKYKRGSAAEPTQGAAALAMLVTADPAILRVEPSSGMHSEDIMDFWRPNYRAEAVVDGKFSIDAYQRAVVSAFADYRERGGRDLAEFAAFCYHQPFTKMAVKAHRHLLDHLGVTAGPADLHAAVNASTHYNRVLGNSYAASAYVGLASLLDHRDDLADQPIAIVSYGSGSVAEFLGATVVPGYRDHLRSVENAAAIDQRKTVDYTRYCELHDACTPPDGGHHPNPQETTAPFRLAAISQHKRLYEAVA, from the coding sequence ATGACCGACGTCACGACCGGAATCCACGACCTCTCGCTCGCCACCGCCCACTACGTCCTGGACCAGACGACGCTCGCCCGGGAACTCGGCATCGACGACGCGAAGCTCAAGGACGGACTCGGGCAGGACGCGATGAGCGTCCCCGCCGCCGACGAGGACATCGTCACGATGGCCGCCACCGCCGCCCGGCCGATCATCGACCGGCACGGCGCGGACCGCGTCAGGACCGTCCTACTGGCCACCGAGACCGGCGTCGACCAGTCCAAGTCCGCCGGGCTCTACGTCCACGGACTGCTCGGCCTGCCGCACACGTGCCGCGTCGTGGAACTCAAGCAGGCGTGCTATTCCGCCACCGCCGCCCTGCAGTTCGCGACCGCCCTGATCGCTCGCGATCCCGAACAGCACGTTCTCGTCGTGGCCAGTGACATCGCGAAATACAAGCGCGGTTCCGCCGCCGAACCGACGCAAGGGGCCGCCGCCCTCGCCATGCTCGTGACCGCCGACCCCGCGATTCTGCGCGTCGAACCGTCCTCGGGCATGCACTCGGAGGACATCATGGACTTCTGGCGCCCGAACTACCGCGCCGAAGCGGTCGTGGACGGGAAGTTCTCGATCGACGCCTATCAACGCGCCGTCGTCAGCGCCTTCGCCGACTACCGGGAGCGGGGCGGACGAGACCTGGCCGAATTCGCGGCGTTCTGCTACCACCAGCCGTTCACCAAAATGGCCGTGAAAGCCCACCGGCATCTGCTGGACCACCTCGGCGTCACGGCCGGCCCCGCCGATCTGCACGCGGCTGTGAACGCGAGCACGCACTACAACCGCGTGCTCGGCAACAGCTACGCCGCGTCCGCCTACGTCGGCCTCGCGTCGCTGCTGGACCACCGGGACGACCTCGCCGACCAGCCGATCGCCATCGTCAGCTACGGCTCGGGAAGCGTCGCCGAGTTCCTCGGGGCCACGGTCGTGCCCGGCTACCGCGACCACCTCCGGTCCGTCGAGAACGCCGCCGCGATCGACCAGCGCAAAACCGTCGACTACACGCGCTACTGCGAACTCCACGACGCGTGCACGCCGCCGGACGGAGGCCACCACCCGAATCCCCAGGAGACCACCGCGCCTTTCCGGCTCGCCGCGATCTCACAGCACAAACGACTGTACGAAGCCGTGGCGTGA
- a CDS encoding hydroxymethylglutaryl-CoA reductase, with protein sequence MNETAAIVPMRWIGPIRITGNTVNDEVSVPLATFESPLWPSAQRGARLSTAAERGIVATLVDERMTRSILLRADDAPTAHRAVRQLTAEFDRLQAVAAESSRYARLIGFTRQIAGNLLFLRFEFVTGDAAGHNMVTLASDHLMEHILKTIPGVRYGSISGNYCTDKKATAVNGILGRGKNVVTEILLPADTVASTLHTTAAAIADLNVGKNLIGTLLAGGIRSANAHYANLLLAFYLATGQDAANIVEGSQGVTHAEDRDGDLYFSCTLPNLIVGTTGNAKNQGFAADALARLGCREGRAPGDNARRLAVLAAATVLCGELSLLAAQTNPGELMHAHLKYERSTATK encoded by the coding sequence ATGAACGAGACCGCCGCGATCGTGCCCATGCGATGGATAGGGCCGATCCGTATCACCGGTAACACCGTCAACGACGAGGTGTCCGTACCGCTCGCCACCTTCGAGAGCCCGCTCTGGCCCTCGGCGCAGCGCGGGGCGCGCCTCTCGACGGCCGCCGAGCGGGGGATCGTCGCCACGCTGGTGGACGAGCGGATGACCCGCTCGATCCTGCTGCGCGCCGACGACGCCCCCACCGCGCACCGGGCCGTCCGGCAGCTCACCGCCGAGTTCGACCGGCTCCAAGCCGTCGCGGCCGAATCGAGCAGGTACGCCCGCCTCATCGGATTCACGCGGCAGATCGCCGGGAACCTGCTGTTCCTCCGGTTCGAGTTCGTCACGGGAGACGCCGCCGGGCACAACATGGTCACGCTGGCCAGCGACCACCTCATGGAACACATCCTGAAAACGATCCCCGGCGTGCGCTACGGCTCCATCTCGGGCAACTACTGCACCGACAAGAAGGCCACCGCCGTCAACGGCATCCTCGGCCGGGGCAAGAACGTCGTCACGGAGATCCTCCTTCCCGCCGACACCGTCGCCTCGACACTGCACACCACCGCCGCCGCCATCGCCGACCTCAACGTCGGCAAGAACCTCATCGGCACCCTGCTCGCGGGCGGAATCCGCTCCGCCAACGCCCACTACGCCAACCTGCTGCTCGCCTTCTACCTCGCGACCGGCCAGGACGCCGCCAACATCGTCGAGGGCTCCCAGGGCGTCACCCACGCCGAGGACCGCGACGGTGACCTGTACTTCTCCTGCACGCTGCCCAACCTCATCGTCGGCACGACGGGCAACGCCAAGAACCAGGGCTTCGCCGCCGACGCCCTCGCCCGCCTCGGCTGCCGGGAGGGCCGTGCGCCCGGCGACAACGCCCGCCGCCTCGCCGTCCTCGCCGCCGCGACCGTCCTGTGCGGGGAACTGTCCCTGCTCGCGGCGCAGACCAACCCCGGCGAACTCATGCACGCGCACCTGAAATACGAACGCTCCACCGCAACGAAGTGA
- the fni gene encoding type 2 isopentenyl-diphosphate Delta-isomerase, with protein MTGNRKDDHVRYAVDQQRRSAACNDFDAVNFLHHALAGIDRDTVDLGVKTPVGHWPVPLYINAMTGGSDQTGRINRQLAVAARETGLPVASGSMSAYLRDPDLGATFRTLRDENPDGVVIANVNANATVDQARRAVDLLGADALQIHLNAVQEIVMPEGDRDFAAWPGRVERIVAGAGVPVIVKEVGFGLSRRTVARLRDLGVAAADVAGRGGTNFARIENDRRPRGDYAFVDGWGQSTACCLLDAAGAGGIFLLGSGGVRSPLDVARALALGAGAVGVAGRFLGVLTDRGTEALVAEIRAWLEALTGVMTVLGAASPADLHRCDLLLTGDVAEYCRARGIDPAAYSSRSVPT; from the coding sequence ATGACAGGAAACCGCAAGGACGACCACGTCAGGTACGCCGTCGACCAGCAGCGGCGGAGCGCGGCGTGCAACGACTTCGACGCGGTGAACTTCCTGCACCACGCGCTCGCGGGCATCGATCGCGACACCGTGGACCTCGGCGTCAAGACACCCGTCGGCCACTGGCCCGTCCCGCTCTACATCAACGCCATGACGGGAGGAAGCGACCAGACCGGGCGGATCAACCGGCAGCTCGCCGTGGCGGCGCGCGAGACCGGGCTGCCCGTCGCGTCCGGGTCGATGAGCGCCTATCTGCGCGACCCGGACCTCGGCGCGACCTTCCGCACCTTGCGCGACGAGAACCCCGACGGCGTGGTGATCGCCAACGTCAACGCCAACGCGACCGTCGACCAGGCGCGGCGGGCCGTGGACCTGCTCGGGGCCGACGCCCTGCAGATCCACCTCAACGCGGTTCAGGAGATCGTCATGCCCGAGGGGGACCGGGACTTCGCCGCCTGGCCCGGTCGCGTCGAACGCATCGTCGCCGGGGCCGGCGTCCCGGTGATCGTCAAGGAGGTCGGGTTTGGGCTCAGCCGCCGGACCGTCGCGCGCCTGCGCGACCTCGGCGTCGCGGCGGCGGACGTCGCCGGGCGCGGCGGGACCAACTTCGCCCGCATCGAGAACGACCGCCGGCCCCGCGGCGACTACGCGTTCGTCGACGGCTGGGGCCAGTCCACGGCCTGTTGCCTGCTCGACGCCGCCGGTGCCGGCGGGATCTTCCTGCTCGGTTCCGGCGGCGTCCGCTCCCCGCTGGACGTCGCCCGCGCCCTCGCGCTCGGCGCCGGCGCGGTCGGCGTGGCCGGACGATTCCTCGGCGTCCTCACCGATCGCGGCACCGAGGCGCTGGTCGCGGAGATCCGCGCCTGGCTCGAAGCCCTCACCGGGGTGATGACCGTCCTCGGCGCGGCCTCGCCCGCCGATCTCCACCGCTGCGACCTGCTCCTCACGGGCGACGTCGCCGAGTACTGCCGTGCTCGCGGGATCGATCCCGCGGCTTACAGCTCCAGGAGTGTCCCCACATGA
- a CDS encoding phosphomevalonate kinase, with protein sequence MITFRAPGKLFVAGEYAVVEPGVPAVLVAVDRHATVTVEDAGGPTVLTSDLDGGSALRRDRADPQVAARFSFALAAVDVVERLAVEHGRRPRPFRLSIRTDLTAPDGRKLGLGSSAAVTVATCGALARFYELRLSRPDLYRVALLATRAVAPAGSGGDVAAAVFGGWLFYCSPDRARSPALRDVAAAGVSAALGETWHGLVVRPLRPPPDTRLEVGWTGRPASTHRMVGRIDRERRRAHGFEEFTAASAGCVSRLAASLERGHIERTQQEIRRARDLLRDLDAALSLGWMTPRLHALCAAAEAIGAAAKPSGAGGGDCGVALVGPAQEPRVKELRERWIEAGIVPLDLRPRLAVPEGT encoded by the coding sequence GTGATCACGTTCCGGGCGCCCGGGAAGCTGTTCGTCGCGGGCGAGTACGCGGTGGTCGAGCCCGGTGTCCCGGCCGTGCTGGTCGCCGTCGACCGGCACGCGACCGTCACGGTCGAGGACGCGGGCGGGCCGACGGTCCTGACGTCCGACCTGGACGGCGGCTCGGCGCTGCGCCGCGACCGCGCGGACCCGCAGGTCGCCGCGAGGTTCTCGTTCGCGCTCGCGGCCGTCGACGTGGTGGAACGGCTCGCCGTCGAGCACGGACGACGCCCCCGCCCGTTCCGCCTGTCGATCCGCACCGATCTGACCGCCCCGGACGGCCGCAAGCTCGGGCTCGGTTCCAGCGCGGCCGTGACGGTCGCGACGTGCGGTGCGCTGGCGCGGTTCTATGAGTTACGGCTGAGCCGCCCGGACCTCTACCGGGTGGCGCTGCTGGCGACCCGCGCCGTCGCCCCGGCCGGGTCGGGCGGTGACGTCGCCGCGGCGGTCTTCGGCGGCTGGCTGTTCTACTGCTCGCCGGACCGCGCCCGCTCGCCCGCGCTCCGCGACGTCGCGGCGGCCGGGGTGAGCGCCGCGCTCGGCGAGACGTGGCACGGCCTGGTCGTGCGCCCGCTGCGTCCGCCGCCGGACACGCGCTTGGAGGTCGGCTGGACCGGCAGGCCCGCGTCCACCCACCGCATGGTCGGACGGATCGACCGGGAACGCCGCCGCGCACACGGGTTCGAGGAGTTCACGGCCGCCAGCGCGGGCTGTGTGTCCCGGCTGGCCGCGTCGCTGGAGCGCGGGCACATCGAGCGGACGCAGCAGGAGATCAGGCGCGCCCGGGACCTGCTGCGCGACCTGGACGCGGCCCTGTCGCTCGGCTGGATGACGCCTCGGCTGCACGCGCTGTGCGCCGCCGCCGAGGCGATCGGCGCGGCGGCCAAACCGTCCGGCGCGGGTGGCGGCGACTGCGGCGTCGCGCTCGTCGGTCCCGCCCAGGAGCCGCGTGTCAAGGAGCTGCGCGAACGGTGGATCGAGGCGGGGATCGTCCCGCTCGATCTTCGTCCCCGCCTCGCCGTGCCGGAGGGAACATGA